From Candidatus Binatia bacterium, the proteins below share one genomic window:
- a CDS encoding FtsX-like permease family protein, whose product MLRLLGYLSWRHFMRHRLRTFLTFLGVVLGVAVIVAIALVNRTLVGSFQRTIELIAGKAVLQVENGESGFKESLFPAVRDTEGVVDAAPAVDGFLPLVGIKGEKLYVYGVDFLADASIREHEFAGGTSELESALDFIARPDSIAVTETFSRRMNLPVGSTLRLATSRGVRDYTVRALLREQGAAKVFGGNFALLDLPAAQIALGKDGKLDVVDLTIEPGEKVDAVRRRIQGRLGGAANVARPRERGEQVESLMTSFRVGLFFVSLVALFVGFFLIYNTVSVSVVQRKREIGTLRCLGVLRRQILSLFIMEALAVAGAGSLAGVFAGIFLAHAALLVVGQTVNSIFLQMDLRSGSFTPREIWIGLACGMGVAVLAAIYPAWQAARVTPLESARQTVWRPRSRGVSRAPRVGLALLVLSPALAALAPSISGGGVEKFTLGVVAMMLFLLGLSFLSPPLVFWWAGLFWRAMARLPRGSGFLGTEARLACDSLRRVPGRSGTTIATLMISLAAIFTVAAFVTSVRESLLLWVDRMVTADLVVHSGAKTAGPVNVPLKEEFGARLETVPGVAVVDFYRLIRSSYEGKPVLIQSFSARRSARVRTLPMIAGDGQTALRQMAEGAGVVVSESFCDKFGKRAGDVIRLTTPSGPVSFKIIGIYVDYTSDSGSVLIERDVYKKLWGDDLVDAFDLWLARGADQQAVIDKINRDYGAPYQLFVSTHGELKRNVVGLMQQSFAVNYAVEIVAVVVAIFSVINTLLASVLDRTREIGVLRAIGATRKQVRGMVLAEAGWIGLLGGVLGLIAGAVMSYHHVVYNTKFLTGWTFQYYYPTEVAVLSIIASVGLCLLAGYFPAKRAASIPIVSAIGYE is encoded by the coding sequence ATGCTCCGCCTGCTCGGCTACTTAAGCTGGCGCCACTTTATGCGCCATCGATTGCGGACGTTTCTCACTTTCCTCGGCGTTGTCCTCGGCGTCGCGGTGATCGTCGCCATCGCTCTCGTCAACCGTACGCTCGTCGGCTCGTTCCAACGGACTATCGAATTGATTGCGGGCAAGGCCGTGCTGCAGGTCGAAAACGGCGAGAGCGGTTTTAAGGAATCTCTCTTTCCGGCAGTTCGAGATACCGAAGGCGTGGTCGACGCCGCTCCGGCGGTGGACGGATTTCTTCCGCTGGTGGGAATTAAGGGAGAGAAACTGTACGTTTACGGCGTCGATTTCCTCGCCGATGCGTCGATCCGCGAGCACGAGTTCGCCGGCGGTACGTCCGAGTTGGAGAGCGCTCTGGACTTCATCGCCCGGCCGGACTCGATCGCCGTCACCGAAACGTTTTCCCGGCGCATGAACCTGCCGGTAGGCTCGACCCTTCGCCTCGCGACCAGCCGGGGTGTGCGGGACTACACCGTGCGCGCGCTCTTGCGCGAGCAGGGAGCGGCGAAGGTTTTCGGTGGCAATTTCGCTTTGCTGGATCTGCCGGCGGCCCAGATAGCGTTGGGCAAGGACGGAAAGCTCGACGTCGTGGACCTGACGATCGAGCCTGGAGAGAAGGTCGATGCCGTGCGGCGACGGATCCAGGGCCGGCTCGGCGGCGCGGCCAATGTCGCGCGGCCGCGCGAGCGCGGCGAGCAGGTCGAGTCGCTGATGACTTCGTTCCGCGTCGGACTTTTCTTCGTCAGTCTCGTCGCCTTGTTCGTCGGCTTTTTTCTCATTTACAACACAGTTTCCGTCTCCGTCGTCCAGCGCAAGCGCGAGATCGGAACGCTCCGCTGCCTCGGCGTGCTCCGCAGGCAGATTTTGTCGCTGTTCATCATGGAGGCGCTGGCGGTCGCGGGCGCCGGATCGCTCGCGGGAGTTTTTGCGGGAATATTTCTGGCCCACGCGGCCCTGCTCGTGGTGGGGCAGACGGTCAACAGCATTTTCCTTCAAATGGATCTTAGGAGCGGCAGCTTTACTCCGCGTGAAATCTGGATCGGCCTCGCGTGCGGCATGGGAGTTGCGGTTCTGGCCGCGATCTATCCCGCCTGGCAGGCGGCGCGCGTGACGCCGCTGGAAAGCGCCCGCCAGACGGTGTGGCGGCCGCGTTCGCGCGGAGTATCGCGGGCTCCGCGCGTTGGCCTGGCGCTGCTCGTTCTATCTCCGGCGCTGGCGGCGCTCGCGCCCTCCATCTCAGGCGGCGGAGTGGAAAAGTTCACCCTCGGCGTCGTGGCGATGATGCTCTTTCTCCTCGGGCTTTCTTTTCTCTCGCCGCCGCTGGTTTTCTGGTGGGCCGGGCTCTTCTGGCGGGCGATGGCGCGCTTGCCCCGGGGCTCCGGATTTCTCGGCACCGAAGCCCGGCTCGCCTGCGACAGTCTCAGGCGCGTGCCGGGACGATCGGGAACCACCATTGCGACGCTCATGATCAGTCTCGCGGCTATTTTCACCGTTGCGGCCTTCGTCACCAGCGTCCGCGAGTCGTTGCTTTTATGGGTAGACCGCATGGTAACGGCGGACCTGGTCGTGCATTCGGGCGCCAAGACGGCGGGCCCGGTCAACGTTCCTTTGAAGGAAGAGTTCGGCGCCAGGCTGGAGACGGTCCCCGGAGTCGCGGTCGTGGATTTTTATCGGCTGATCCGCTCTAGCTACGAAGGCAAGCCGGTCCTGATCCAATCTTTTTCCGCCCGAAGATCGGCGCGCGTCCGCACGCTGCCTATGATCGCCGGCGACGGACAAACCGCGTTGAGGCAGATGGCCGAGGGGGCGGGAGTGGTCGTGAGCGAGAGCTTTTGCGACAAATTCGGCAAGCGCGCCGGAGATGTCATCCGGCTTACCACGCCCTCCGGGCCGGTCTCTTTTAAAATTATCGGTATCTACGTCGATTACACGTCCGATTCCGGCAGCGTGCTGATCGAGCGCGATGTCTACAAGAAGCTGTGGGGCGACGATCTGGTGGACGCCTTCGATCTATGGCTCGCGCGCGGCGCCGATCAGCAGGCGGTCATCGATAAAATCAACCGCGATTACGGCGCGCCGTACCAGCTTTTCGTCAGCACGCACGGCGAGCTGAAGCGGAACGTCGTCGGCCTCATGCAACAATCGTTCGCCGTAAATTACGCCGTCGAGATCGTCGCCGTGGTGGTCGCGATCTTCAGTGTCATCAACACTCTGCTGGCGTCCGTGCTCGACCGCACGCGCGAGATCGGCGTGTTGCGCGCGATCGGCGCGACCCGGAAGCAAGTCCGCGGGATGGTGCTGGCGGAGGCGGGCTGGATCGGACTCTTGGGCGGCGTTCTCGGACTTATAGCCGGCGCCGTCATGTCTTATCACCACGTCGTTTACAACACCAAATTCCTCACCGGTTGGACCTTCCAGTACTACTATCCTACCGAAGTCGCCGTTCTCTCTATCATTGCGTCCGTGGGACTATGCCTTCTCGCCGGCTATTTCCCCGCCAAACGGGCGGCGTCGATTCCGATCGTCTCGGCGATCGGGTATGAATAA
- a CDS encoding ABC transporter permease codes for MSVSIPHALAVWRRDAAMYRRTWKWNILPNFFEPVLYLVSIGVGLGAYINDMAGTSYIAFIVPGLVSVAAMNGASFEVTYNIYVRLNFEKTYDAMLTTPIEPDDVLAGEVLWAITRACIYGGCFFLVVALARLAPLPSALWVLPLIPLTGLLFAAIGIAFSLRILTIDLFSFYFTLFLTPLFLFSDVFFPLEERLPAGWLWVGEALPLLHPVRVARAAFSGEASVILLWDIAYMLGASALLLAWARYSVERRLTN; via the coding sequence ATGAGCGTATCGATTCCGCATGCGCTGGCGGTGTGGCGGCGCGACGCGGCGATGTATCGCCGCACCTGGAAATGGAACATTCTGCCGAACTTCTTCGAGCCGGTGCTCTATCTGGTTTCGATCGGCGTCGGGCTGGGCGCTTACATCAACGACATGGCGGGAACTTCCTATATCGCGTTCATCGTTCCCGGTCTCGTCTCGGTCGCGGCCATGAACGGAGCGAGCTTCGAGGTGACGTATAACATCTACGTCCGGCTCAACTTCGAAAAGACCTACGATGCCATGCTCACGACGCCGATCGAGCCCGACGACGTGCTGGCCGGCGAAGTATTGTGGGCCATCACCCGCGCCTGCATATACGGCGGCTGCTTTTTTCTCGTGGTCGCGCTTGCGCGACTCGCTCCGCTGCCCTCCGCGCTCTGGGTGCTGCCGCTGATCCCCTTGACCGGATTGCTTTTCGCGGCGATCGGCATCGCCTTCTCTCTGAGAATCCTCACCATCGATCTGTTCAGCTTTTATTTCACCCTGTTTTTGACGCCGCTGTTTCTATTTTCGGACGTCTTTTTTCCGCTGGAAGAGCGGCTGCCAGCCGGATGGCTATGGGTGGGAGAGGCCCTGCCGCTGCTCCATCCGGTGCGCGTAGCGCGCGCGGCGTTTAGCGGAGAGGCGTCGGTAATACTTTTATGGGATATCGCTTACATGCTGGGAGCCTCGGCGCTGCTGCTCGCCTGGGCGCGCTACAGCGTCGAGCGAAGGCTGACGAATTGA
- a CDS encoding ABC transporter ATP-binding protein — protein sequence MIVRLRSVTKKFGDRLAVDSLSLDVPAGICFGLLGPNGAGKTTTLRMTYGVTRPTTGTIEVFGLDIMQNLRAVRTRLGVTLQQNVLIDALTPEENLRVFGRYHLLHEPELSRRIGEVISFLDLGSHAKVPVKQLSGGFQRRLAIALSLMNRPELLILDEPTTGLDPAVRLALWSRIRELRATGTTVLLTTHYMDEAQRLCDRVAIVSSGKVVDEGPPAALIAAHLAPEAVEVDCFPKEETALIDGAVAPRRLRVGNRVTFYLDDATPLIDRIRAHDHETHRPLVVRPTNLEDVFLALTGTSLEGQP from the coding sequence ATGATCGTTCGACTTCGTTCCGTCACTAAAAAATTCGGCGACCGCTTGGCGGTGGATAGCCTCAGCCTGGATGTCCCGGCGGGGATTTGCTTCGGCCTGTTGGGACCCAACGGCGCGGGAAAGACCACGACGCTGCGCATGACCTACGGCGTCACCCGTCCGACGACGGGCACGATCGAAGTCTTTGGCCTCGACATCATGCAAAATCTCCGCGCCGTGCGTACGCGTCTCGGCGTCACGCTCCAGCAAAACGTCCTGATCGACGCGCTCACGCCCGAGGAAAATTTGCGCGTCTTCGGGCGCTATCACCTGCTCCACGAGCCTGAGCTTTCGCGCCGCATCGGCGAAGTCATCTCGTTTCTCGACCTCGGCTCGCACGCCAAAGTTCCGGTGAAGCAATTGTCGGGCGGCTTCCAGCGCCGCCTCGCGATCGCGCTCTCGCTGATGAACCGCCCGGAGCTTTTGATCCTGGACGAGCCGACGACCGGGCTCGATCCGGCGGTGCGCCTTGCCCTGTGGTCGCGCATACGCGAGCTGCGCGCAACGGGCACGACGGTGCTGCTCACCACCCATTACATGGACGAAGCCCAGCGGCTCTGCGACCGCGTCGCCATCGTATCGTCCGGAAAGGTCGTCGATGAGGGCCCGCCCGCCGCTCTAATCGCCGCTCATCTGGCGCCCGAAGCGGTGGAGGTCGACTGCTTTCCGAAGGAGGAAACCGCGTTGATCGACGGGGCGGTCGCGCCGCGCCGCTTACGCGTCGGTAACCGCGTTACCTTTTACCTCGACGACGCCACGCCCTTGATCGATCGCATCCGCGCCCACGACCACGAGACGCACCGGCCGCTCGTCGTCCGGCCGACGAATCTCGAAGACGTTTTTCTGGCGCTGACCGGAACCAGCCTGGAGGGACAACCGTGA
- a CDS encoding MFS transporter — translation MLTNISRLFYGWRMIAIGSALRILGGGLYYYGFSVFFLPLSQDLGLNRAATSLVFSLARAQGAFEAPVAGYFLDHYGPRPLILAAIVMTGIGHMMLSGVESYIGLLIVYMGVVSLSFQAGFMDAPMVIANTWFIRKRTMAMAVVSASIGLGGFLFTPILAYAVHAWGWRSAAFGAGVVFLLVGLPLAILVRRSPESMGLRPDGDLAAPAAGGLEDARDRNGQKEINFTLSDAMRTAAFWLLTLATGLRIVTLSAINVHYVPIMVWKGLSEPGAAFLLGAQALTGLPSHMLIGWMADYVDKGKLMAVCMGVAALGLIFLIYAESERQIWLFLPLFTVVESTFPVNWSTVGEFFGRKNFAKIRGTMSFVQTWGAVIGPVAAGAIYDGTHSYNILLWGLVIVLLVTGCLYAMVVRPPSAAGRKVS, via the coding sequence ATGCTGACAAATATTTCCCGCCTCTTCTACGGCTGGCGCATGATCGCCATCGGCTCCGCGCTCCGTATTCTGGGAGGCGGCCTGTACTACTACGGCTTTTCCGTCTTCTTTCTTCCCTTGAGCCAGGACCTGGGATTGAACCGCGCCGCAACCTCTCTGGTCTTTTCTCTCGCCCGCGCGCAAGGCGCGTTCGAGGCGCCGGTCGCCGGTTATTTTCTCGACCACTACGGTCCCCGCCCACTGATCCTGGCGGCGATCGTCATGACCGGCATCGGCCACATGATGCTCTCGGGCGTCGAGAGTTACATCGGCCTGCTGATCGTCTACATGGGCGTGGTCTCGCTGTCGTTCCAGGCGGGATTCATGGACGCGCCGATGGTCATCGCCAACACCTGGTTCATCCGCAAGCGCACCATGGCGATGGCGGTCGTCAGCGCTTCGATCGGCCTCGGCGGTTTTCTGTTCACGCCCATCCTCGCCTACGCCGTCCACGCCTGGGGGTGGCGCAGCGCCGCGTTCGGCGCGGGCGTTGTTTTCCTGCTTGTCGGTCTGCCGCTCGCGATTCTCGTGCGCCGCTCTCCCGAAAGCATGGGCCTCCGCCCGGACGGAGACCTCGCTGCTCCCGCCGCAGGGGGCCTTGAGGATGCGCGTGATCGAAACGGGCAAAAAGAAATAAACTTCACGCTGTCCGACGCGATGCGCACGGCGGCGTTTTGGCTGCTGACTTTGGCGACCGGGCTCCGCATCGTAACGCTCTCCGCCATCAACGTTCACTACGTTCCCATCATGGTCTGGAAAGGCCTCAGCGAGCCGGGAGCCGCTTTTCTCTTGGGAGCGCAGGCTCTCACAGGATTGCCGTCGCACATGCTGATCGGCTGGATGGCGGACTACGTCGACAAGGGCAAACTCATGGCCGTCTGCATGGGCGTCGCCGCTTTGGGATTGATTTTTTTGATCTACGCGGAGAGCGAACGGCAGATCTGGCTTTTCCTCCCTTTGTTCACGGTCGTCGAATCCACGTTCCCCGTGAACTGGTCCACCGTCGGCGAGTTTTTCGGGCGCAAAAATTTCGCCAAGATACGCGGGACGATGAGCTTCGTGCAAACCTGGGGCGCGGTCATCGGGCCGGTCGCCGCCGGCGCGATTTACGACGGAACGCACAGTTACAACATCTTGCTTTGGGGCCTGGTGATCGTTTTATTGGTAACGGGATGCCTGTACGCGATGGTTGTCCGTCCTCCGTCCGCCGCCGGGCGGAAGGTTTCATAG
- a CDS encoding isocitrate dehydrogenase (NAD(+)) yields the protein MKHVVTLIPGDGIGPEVTKPAQEIVKAAGVEIEWEIFVAGAEGLVRSGKTVSDDLLDSIKRNKVALKGPLTTPIGEGFSSANVELRKALDLYANLRPVKSLPGVKSRYENVDLIVIRENTEGLYSGIEHVVVPGVVESLKIITEKASTRIAQFGFKLAREQGRKKVAVVHKANIMKLSDGLFLRCARNVARDFPDIQSKDVIVDNACMQLVINPYQYDVLVLENLYGDIISDLAAGLVGGLGLVPGANIGDDCAIFEAVHGSAPDIKGQNKANPTAMILAAVMMLKHIGETKAADRIYAALVNVFTKRKLFTFDLGSSATTTEFAKAVMEEVER from the coding sequence ATGAAGCACGTCGTAACGCTGATCCCCGGCGACGGAATCGGACCGGAGGTGACAAAGCCGGCTCAGGAGATCGTCAAAGCGGCGGGCGTCGAGATCGAATGGGAGATCTTTGTCGCGGGCGCGGAAGGACTCGTGCGCTCGGGCAAGACGGTCTCCGATGATCTCCTGGATTCCATCAAGAGAAACAAAGTCGCTCTGAAGGGGCCGCTGACGACGCCGATCGGCGAAGGTTTCAGCAGCGCGAACGTCGAGCTGCGCAAGGCGCTGGATCTTTACGCCAATCTTCGCCCGGTGAAGAGCCTTCCCGGCGTCAAGAGCCGGTATGAAAATGTGGACCTGATCGTGATTCGGGAAAACACGGAAGGTCTCTACTCGGGAATCGAGCACGTCGTGGTCCCGGGCGTCGTCGAAAGCCTCAAGATCATCACCGAAAAAGCTTCGACCCGGATCGCCCAGTTCGGCTTCAAGCTGGCCCGCGAGCAGGGACGAAAAAAAGTCGCTGTGGTTCACAAGGCCAACATCATGAAGCTCAGCGACGGGCTTTTTCTCCGCTGCGCGAGGAACGTGGCCAGAGATTTTCCCGATATTCAGTCTAAAGACGTCATCGTGGACAACGCCTGCATGCAGCTCGTGATCAATCCATACCAGTACGATGTCCTCGTGCTGGAGAATCTTTACGGCGATATCATTTCCGATCTGGCCGCGGGTCTGGTCGGCGGGCTGGGTCTCGTTCCGGGGGCGAACATCGGCGACGACTGCGCTATTTTTGAAGCGGTCCACGGCAGCGCGCCGGACATCAAAGGGCAGAACAAGGCGAATCCGACGGCGATGATTCTCGCCGCGGTGATGATGCTCAAGCACATCGGCGAAACCAAGGCCGCGGACAGAATTTACGCCGCGCTGGTCAACGTTTTTACCAAACGCAAACTCTTCACGTTCGACCTCGGCAGCTCGGCGACGACGACCGAGTTCGCGAAGGCGGTCATGGAAGAGGTGGAGAGGTAA
- a CDS encoding tautomerase family protein, with protein sequence MPLVRISLMKGKPEGFGKKVSDAIYRTMVETINVPAKDNFQVITEHDKDSLIYDTSYLDIRRTDGIVFIQITLNEGRTVELKKSFYKTLAERLNKELGVRMEDVFVSLVEVKKENWSFGNGIAQYA encoded by the coding sequence ATGCCGCTGGTTAGAATTTCGTTGATGAAGGGAAAGCCCGAGGGCTTCGGCAAGAAAGTCAGCGACGCGATCTATCGCACGATGGTGGAGACGATCAACGTTCCGGCAAAAGACAACTTTCAGGTCATCACCGAACACGACAAGGACAGCTTGATCTACGATACGAGCTATCTTGACATCCGGCGCACCGATGGAATCGTCTTTATTCAGATCACGCTGAACGAAGGGCGTACGGTGGAGCTCAAGAAGTCATTTTACAAGACGCTGGCGGAGCGGCTGAACAAAGAATTAGGCGTGCGCATGGAAGACGTTTTCGTCAGTCTGGTGGAAGTCAAAAAGGAAAACTGGTCGTTCGGCAACGGCATCGCGCAGTACGCCTGA
- the mscL gene encoding large conductance mechanosensitive channel protein MscL, whose translation MLKEFKEFAMRGNVVDLAVGVIIGGAFGTIVKSLVEDVLMPPVGLLLGGADFSNLFLAIKHGTNPGPYLKLADAKAAGAVTINYGLFINSVISFLIVAFAVFMVVRAINRMHRGEDAPPTTKLCPECASVIPIKAKRCPHCTSQIEGK comes from the coding sequence ATGTTGAAGGAATTCAAAGAATTCGCGATGCGGGGAAACGTGGTCGATCTGGCCGTCGGCGTGATCATCGGCGGTGCGTTCGGAACTATCGTCAAGAGTCTGGTCGAAGACGTGTTGATGCCGCCGGTCGGCTTGCTGTTGGGAGGCGCGGATTTCTCCAACTTGTTTCTTGCTATAAAACACGGAACGAATCCCGGACCCTACCTTAAGTTGGCGGACGCCAAGGCCGCGGGCGCGGTAACGATCAACTACGGTCTGTTTATCAACTCGGTCATCAGCTTCCTGATCGTAGCCTTTGCCGTGTTCATGGTCGTGCGGGCGATCAACCGGATGCATCGCGGCGAGGATGCCCCGCCGACTACCAAACTCTGCCCCGAATGCGCGTCCGTCATACCGATCAAGGCGAAGCGCTGTCCTCACTGCACGTCGCAAATAGAGGGAAAATAA
- a CDS encoding Xaa-Pro peptidase family protein translates to MRDRSQFPTFSDAEMAARHRSVAALMEQADLDALLVYGAGRYASEIYWLTDWPGGREAYVLFQRGREPVLLMQLYNHVPMARVLSVIKDVRWAGANTGNGAVLLLQERGLDGKRVGLVGSIPHTQYQKLRDRLSQTQFIETGGKFRMLRTIKSQAEIDRIRLASKLTDESMQAIAEGLKPGMREDEIPALIEPVYLRAGGYAGIHFMSSMPMRNPDFPVPAQYQSNRRLEPGDCLITEISGAYWGYSGQIHRTYSLGEGPTPEWKKIHDAAVEVFGVLASAIKDGASIREAEEAAEIVHKRGYTIYDDLIHGANQYPPIFQTRTTRRHEEGAIVFRENMVIVIQPNVITQDEKMGLQLGETLVVRKNGCESLNKFPREWIVCRA, encoded by the coding sequence ATGCGCGACCGTTCACAATTCCCGACATTCTCCGATGCCGAGATGGCCGCGCGCCACCGGAGCGTGGCGGCGTTGATGGAGCAGGCCGACCTGGACGCCCTGCTCGTCTACGGCGCCGGCCGGTATGCTTCCGAGATCTACTGGCTGACGGACTGGCCCGGCGGGCGCGAAGCCTACGTGCTCTTTCAACGTGGCCGCGAGCCCGTGCTGCTCATGCAGCTCTACAACCACGTACCGATGGCGCGCGTGCTCTCGGTCATCAAAGACGTGCGCTGGGCGGGAGCGAACACGGGCAACGGCGCCGTCTTGCTTCTTCAAGAACGCGGCCTGGATGGAAAACGCGTTGGGCTGGTCGGGAGCATCCCGCACACACAATATCAAAAACTGCGCGACCGGCTTTCTCAAACTCAGTTCATCGAGACGGGCGGAAAGTTCAGAATGCTCCGGACCATCAAGAGCCAGGCCGAGATCGACCGCATTCGCCTCGCTTCGAAGTTGACCGACGAGTCGATGCAGGCCATTGCCGAAGGACTCAAGCCCGGCATGCGCGAAGACGAAATCCCCGCGCTGATCGAGCCGGTTTATCTAAGGGCCGGCGGCTATGCGGGCATCCATTTCATGAGCAGCATGCCGATGCGCAATCCGGATTTCCCCGTGCCGGCGCAGTACCAGTCGAATCGGCGGCTCGAGCCCGGCGATTGCCTCATCACGGAGATCAGCGGCGCCTATTGGGGCTACAGCGGCCAGATTCACCGGACTTATTCGCTGGGTGAAGGTCCGACGCCGGAATGGAAAAAGATTCACGACGCGGCGGTGGAGGTTTTCGGAGTCCTCGCCTCAGCGATCAAGGACGGCGCTTCGATCCGCGAGGCCGAAGAAGCCGCCGAGATCGTTCACAAACGCGGCTACACGATCTACGACGATCTGATCCACGGCGCCAACCAGTACCCGCCGATCTTCCAGACGCGCACGACCCGGCGCCATGAAGAAGGCGCCATCGTTTTTCGCGAGAACATGGTGATCGTCATCCAGCCGAACGTTATCACCCAAGACGAAAAGATGGGGCTGCAGTTGGGCGAGACGCTGGTCGTGCGCAAGAACGGCTGCGAGAGTTTGAACAAATTCCCGCGGGAGTGGATCGTCTGCCGGGCGTGA
- a CDS encoding amidohydrolase family protein yields MRVCAIDIHHHYVPPSLLDEARQGKLAGVTAKDGRKGEIAISFAGEEAFNLPEEVSGLKKRFEAMERGKIAVGALIPHTSSLGYPLEGKPGEAWCRRYNEGIRDLTLKHPDRFVGLAAAPLQDPPRAVAVLEHAVRELGLRGCMIASNVNGQYYNSDFFDPFWRKAEDLDTLIVMHPEDVAGAEKMGPYGLRLICGNPADSTLSLAYMSYSGVFDRFPNLKLCVLHGGGFFPYQLGRLDQGFAVRRGARAVSAASPPSVHLKKNLYFDAMVYRVDTLDYLRRVAGADHLMVGTDYPYTLGDWLTVEKVEALDCPQAEKLMILEGTAKRLLKMQ; encoded by the coding sequence ATGCGCGTCTGCGCCATCGACATTCATCATCACTACGTCCCGCCATCTTTGCTGGACGAAGCACGGCAAGGAAAACTCGCCGGCGTTACCGCCAAGGACGGACGGAAAGGCGAAATCGCGATTTCATTCGCCGGAGAAGAGGCGTTCAATCTTCCCGAGGAGGTTTCCGGTTTAAAGAAAAGATTCGAGGCGATGGAGCGGGGCAAGATCGCCGTCGGTGCGCTCATCCCGCACACGTCGAGTCTGGGCTATCCCCTGGAAGGCAAACCGGGCGAGGCATGGTGCCGGCGTTACAACGAAGGCATCCGCGATCTCACGCTGAAGCATCCTGATCGCTTCGTCGGCCTGGCCGCCGCGCCGCTGCAGGATCCGCCGAGAGCGGTCGCCGTGCTGGAGCACGCGGTTCGGGAGCTCGGCCTCCGCGGCTGCATGATCGCGTCGAACGTGAACGGCCAATACTACAACAGCGACTTTTTCGATCCGTTCTGGCGCAAAGCGGAAGATCTCGACACGCTGATCGTGATGCACCCGGAAGACGTGGCCGGCGCCGAAAAGATGGGCCCGTACGGCCTCCGATTGATCTGCGGCAACCCGGCCGACAGCACGCTTTCTCTCGCGTATATGAGCTACAGCGGCGTCTTCGACCGCTTTCCGAACTTGAAACTCTGCGTGCTTCACGGCGGCGGATTTTTTCCCTATCAACTGGGACGTCTGGATCAGGGCTTCGCCGTCCGGCGCGGCGCGCGCGCCGTGTCGGCTGCGTCGCCGCCGAGCGTCCATCTCAAAAAGAATCTCTACTTCGACGCCATGGTCTACCGCGTGGACACGCTCGACTATTTGAGGCGAGTCGCCGGCGCGGATCATCTGATGGTCGGAACCGATTACCCCTACACGCTCGGAGACTGGCTCACCGTCGAGAAAGTCGAAGCCCTCGATTGCCCCCAAGCCGAAAAGCTCATGATCCTCGAAGGCACTGCGAAACGACTGCTCAAAATGCAATAA